The following proteins are encoded in a genomic region of Aminivibrio sp.:
- the pcp gene encoding pyroglutamyl-peptidase I, which produces MKVLVTGFDPFGDEPVNPAFEAVKLLPRTIAGADVDILEIPTVFHKSIEAIVKRAEETGADRILMVGQAGGRFEITVERVGINVDDARIPDNEGNRPIDVPIDPDGPAAHFATLPVKAMTERIRSRGIPAKVSNTAGTFVCNHVLYGVLNAAAKKGLPVKAGFIHVPYLPEQAAKKDSVPSMSAATIAAALEAALEAVVTTGDDVKISGGREH; this is translated from the coding sequence ATGAAAGTGCTTGTCACGGGCTTCGACCCCTTCGGGGACGAGCCGGTCAATCCCGCCTTCGAGGCGGTGAAGCTCCTGCCCCGGACAATAGCCGGGGCTGACGTGGACATCCTGGAGATTCCCACGGTGTTCCACAAGTCCATCGAGGCAATCGTGAAACGGGCGGAGGAGACCGGCGCCGACCGGATCCTCATGGTCGGCCAGGCCGGCGGGCGCTTCGAAATCACCGTGGAGCGGGTCGGCATCAACGTTGACGATGCCCGGATCCCTGACAACGAGGGCAACCGCCCCATCGATGTGCCCATCGATCCCGACGGGCCCGCGGCCCATTTCGCCACCCTTCCGGTGAAGGCCATGACGGAGCGGATCCGCTCCCGGGGCATTCCCGCAAAGGTGTCCAACACGGCGGGGACCTTCGTGTGCAACCACGTGCTCTACGGCGTGCTGAACGCCGCCGCAAAAAAAGGCCTGCCGGTGAAAGCAGGGTTTATCCACGTTCCCTATCTTCCGGAGCAGGCGGCGAAAAAGGACAGCGTCCCGTCCATGTCGGCCGCCACCATTGCCGCAGCCCTCGAGGCAGCCCTCGAGGCCGTGGTCACCACAGGCGATGACGTGAAGATCTCCGGCGGCAGGGAACACTGA